Sequence from the bacterium genome:
AATAATAGAATATAGTTAGGAGTAGGACAAATGAACGAATATAAATCTTTCACTATTCATGACCTGCCAATTTCGGAAAGACCGCGGGAGCGATTGCAGAAATTTGGCGCGGAAGCACTCTCTGCTCAGGAGATTTTAGCCTTGATTTTAGGAAGGGGGATTGCTGGGGAGTCGGTAATGGTTACTGCTCAAAGGTTATTGACTACCTTTGGCAATGTCAAGGCAATCTCCGAAGCCTCGCTTGAAGAATTGGCAAAGGTGCGTGGCATAGATCAAGCCAAAGCCTCGCAAATCAAAGCCGCATTTGAGCTGGCAAAAAGAGGCGATGAGGAAGTAGGAGAAAGGGTTTCTATAAAATCTGCTGAAGATGTAGCTAAATTAGTCAGACCAAGACTTAAAGATAAGAAAAAGGAATATTTCTTAATCTTATCTTTAGATACAAGGAACAATCTAACCAAAATTAGCGAAATATCCATTGGTAGCCTGAATGCCAATTTAGTTCATCCAAGAGAGGTTTTCAAAGAGGCAATCCAATCCGTTGCCAATTCGGTAATTTTGGTTCACAATCACCCCTCGGGAAATCCAGAACCATCAGAGGATGATTTACTAATTACTAAACGGCTCATTGAAGCAGGCAAAATATTAGGCATAGAAATAACCGACCACATCATCATCGCTAAAACAGGATTCTATAGCTTTAAGGAGAAAAGGCTGATTTAAAAGTAGGAGTAATTATATGGCAAGAAATCATATTACAGAACTTGAAAAACGGTTGTGGGATGTAGCGGATGAATTACGGGCTAATTCCGATTTAAAATCATCTGAATACTCTCCACCGGTTTTAGGACTCATCTTTTTGAAATATGCAGATTATCGGTTTACCAAACAAGAGAGGATGCTTTCTGAAAAATCAAGTAGTCGTCGTAAGATTGGTAAAACAGATTATCAGGCGGCTGGTGTTATGTATCTACCTGATGAAGCACGATTCTCTTACCTGCTAAATCTTCCTGAAGGTGCTGATATTGGCAGAGCAATAAATTCTGCAATGAAGGCGATTGAACGAGAGAACGAAATAGAACTCAAGGGTGCCCTTCCAAAGACATACAACAGGTTCAAAAACAATCTGTTGGTAGAACTACTTAAACTTATGTCATCAATTCCCGAAGATATAGAAGGAGATGCCTTTGGTAAGATTTATGAGTATTTTTTAGGCAAATTTGCAATGAGTGAAGGTTCAAAAGGAGGCGAATTTTTTACTCCTACTTCTGTGGTTAAGTTAATTGTCTCTGTGATTCAGCCGTTTCATGGGAAGATACTTGACCCGGCCTGTGGTTCGGGTGGTATGTTTGTCCAGAGTGCTGAGTTCGTTGAAGAACACAAAAAGCGGGCAATTGATGAAATCAGCATTTATGGACAGGAGAAGACCAGAGAAACAGTCAATCTCTGCAAGATGAATCTCGCTATCCATGGCCTTTCTGGTGATGTTTTACAGGGTAATTCCTACTATGAAGATCTTCACGATATGGTCGCCAAGTTTGATTTTGTGATGGCTAATCCACCGTTTAATGTCAACCGGATTGATAAAGAGCGTATTAAAAATGATAGAAGACGCTTTCCGTTTGGTATGCCTTCAGTGGACAACGGTAATTATCTCTGGATTCAGCTTTTTTACAGTGCCTTAAATGAAAAAGGACGGGCAGGGTTTGTTATGGCCAATTCAGCAAGCGATGCCAGAGCAAGTGAGCTGGAACTGCGAAAAAAACTAATTGAAGACAGGTCTGTTGATATAATGATTGCTGTTGGTTCTAACTTCTTTTATACGGTGACCCTGCCTTGCACATTATGGTTTTTAGATAAAGGTAAACACAATACAGATCGTAAGGATAAGGTGCTTTTTATTGATGCAAGAAAAATCTATCAGCAGATAGACCGAGCACATCGTGAATTTTTACCAGAGCAGATAGAGTTTATTGCTAATATCGTTCGCTTATATCGGGGAGAGGATATTGAAATAACACATGGCAGTGAGAAACTGACAAAAGAAACATTCCCAAAGGGCAGGTATCAGGATGTTGCTGGTTTGTGTAAAGTTGCGACATTGAAAGAGATTGAAGAACAAGGCTTTAGTTTAAATCCCGGACGATATGTGGGCGTAGTTGAAAAGGAAGTAGAGGGTTTTGATTTCCAAGAACGGCTTGAAGAACTGAATGAAGAGCTGGAAGTTTTAAATACAGAAGCAAAAGAGTTACAAGAACAAATATCAGAAAATGTGGCAAAGATTCTGGAGAAGGTGTAAATAAGGAAAAAGGGAAAATAGTGGAAAAAGGGGGAATTTATTTTTATGTAGAGGGATTTGAAAATAGGACGCAAGATGTATACGCAGATTTTCAGGATTTTTTATTTTAATTAATCTGCGAGAAAAATCTTAAAGTTCTATTAACTTGGATTTGAAATAAAATTCTTTAATATTTTCCCCTTTTCCCCTACTTTTCCATTTCCCCTTACTTACACCTGAATAGTTACAAGAAAATAACAGAAATCACAAATTTAAGAGGATTTTGTGATTTTTGTAAATTTGAAAGATTATGAATAAGAAAAATTCAAACAAAAGCAAAAACACTTTAATTTCAAACAGTCTTTTTAAAGCCGTTAAACAACTTGTAAAATTAAACGAAAAAGTCAAAGCACTTGGTATCTTTGTTGATGACCGTGAATTGCTTGAGTGTCCAAAATGTGGACTTATGGAAGATATAGATATTTATGGAAGGTTGTTTACTGTTTTTGAAAAAGAGCCCAATAAAGATACCGGGTTAAGATTTAAAGAAATAAGAAATAGTAAAACTTTCCGCTGCCCGAATTGCGGAGAGCAAATATCAGGAAATGTTGTAGAGATATTGGAGGTGAAATAAATATGGAGGATAAAGCAAACCTGAGTGTTGTTTCATCATCCCTAACTCCTGCGTATTGGGATAACAAATTCCAATTAGGGTCGAGAGAACTTTTAATAGAAATTATGGGACCAAAACCTACTGAGGAAGAATCGAAAACTCTTAATGAAAAAGGCATCAGAGATAAATGGAATGAATTTCTTTTACAAGGGCAAATTTACATATCTAAACTTCTAAAAGCAGAAAATCTATCGTTTTTATTTGGTGCCGGTCCTTCGATTCCTCTTGGGGCTGTAACCATCAGAAATATTCCCCTTAAGTTGGAATATCAGATTAATCGGGCATTTTCTACCGATTCTGACGATATTAAATTGTTTTATGAGATTTTAGAACACCTAAAGGGCTCAAAACCCTTCAGGCAAAAAAATGTCCAAGAAAGGATAGAAACTATTAAGCAACTAACTGATAAAGGAAATACCGAAAATATAAAGGAACAAGAGATTAAAATTACCCTTGAGGATTTATTATCTTTTTTGTATTGCTTAAGAAGTGCTATCTGTACTCCATTTAAAAAACAGAATAATTTCCTTCCCACAAATATAGTATCTCTAAATAATGGCGAAAAAGAAATTAAAGTAAGATTACAAGTGCTGGATAATTTGATAACAGCAATCAAGAGAGAATATTTTTCTCTACTCTCAAAAGTTCCTGACCCTTCAATTAAAAATCCTTTGACTGCACACAAGCAGTTCCTTAAGAAGATCTTAACAAGACCATTAAATCTGAGAAGACCTAAAATATTTACAACCAATAATGACCTATTAATCGAGCAGGCAATGGATGAATTAGGCATTATGTATCTAGATGGTTTTGTTGGAACAATACGACGAGCATTCCGTCCCGAATGTTATAATTATGACTTTTACTTCCCTTCAACCTCAACAGAGGGTAAAGTTCATCGCATCGACCAAGTAATTCATTTCTACAAAATTCATGGTTCCATTAATTGGGTAACATCTTTTGATTCACCAGAAAATATATATGGTATTGAAACAAAAGACATAAAAACAATAGAGAAAGAAGAAAAATATCGTGAAGTCATGATTTATCCAACACCTCTAAAACATGAATTTACTTTGGATTTTCCATATTCTGACCTTTTTAGACGTTTTGCAGACGCTATAACCCAACCACAATCTGTTCTCGTAATAATAGGATATAGTTTTGCAGACGAACATGTTAATAGAATAATTTATCAAGCCTTAACAATTCCTTCCTTTACTTTATTGATAGTGGATCCTCTCGCGGATAAGAATGAAGAAATTAAAAGATTAATTACACTTGAAGATAGCCGTATCCATGTCATATCAGGCTGGGATATAGGTGCATTTGAAAATTTTACCAAAAAGCTCTTACCCGATATAAAAGAATTGGATGTCTATGAAAAATCGGCAAAGAGTGCCCGGCGCATGTTGAGAGTAAAGGAAGACGAAAATTTTTCTTCTGAGGAGGAAGAATAAACAATGAGTAATGATAGAACCATCGGAAGGATTGTCTTAGTAGATAGTTACAAAGCCATCGTTGAAATAGATAAGGATCTTAAAAGTCTCACTAAGACCGCTTTTACAGGAACCTACGATTTTGCAAGGATAAATTCTTATGTGATTATTCCTGTCGGAAGCTCAAAAATAGTAGGGATGATAAGCAGAGTTCAATTAACCGAGGAAGCAGAAGGACCTACAAGTAAAACAACGATAGTTCTTCCTGAAGCAAAACGTATTATGACTGTAACTATGATAGGAACGATTGGAGAAAGACCAGAGGGAAAACAAGAATTCTACCAAGGTGTCATTTCCTTCCCAGCATTGGATAACCCTGTATGGTTCATAGAAAAAGAGGAATTAGATATACTTTTTGACAAATCGCCTTCAGGTGAAGATAGTAAGTACAGAATTCCTATTGGAACTTCCATTGTTTTTCCAGAATACCAAGTTAGAATTGACCCAGACGCATTTTTTGGTAAACACGCTGCGGTAATTGGTAGCACAGGTTCGGGTAAATCCTGCACAATTGCCTCAATTCTTCAATCAATATTTGAAATGAAAAATGTCAAAAACGCTCATTTTGTAATTTTGGATACTAATGGCGAGTACGGAGAAGTTTTTAAGGGGCGTAAACAACCGTATGATTTTCTTCATATTAAGGATTTAAAAATTCCATACTGGTTTATGAATTTCGATGATTTTCGTACCTTGTTTAAAGCAAGCGAAGGCACACAAGCCCCTGTATTGCGAGATGCTATTGTTGACGCAAAAAATGAATCTTTACAGATTAAGACATATAATTTGGAAGCACGAATTATAGAAAATGCTCTACGAAGTGTATCAGCACAAGTCGAACGTACTGGAAATCAACAGATGCATAATAGGCGTAATGCTGCAAAAACAATTTCTAAACTTATTGATCGGGTTAGAGACTGGGAAGCCAATTGCAGTGATCCCCAAATAAAGGAAGTGTTTAAAAAAATAATTGAAAAACTTTCTAACATGCAAAGTGCAGGTGGAATAGATACAAGTCAAGATCAAGATAGTATCGATTGGAATACCTATAAAAAAGATATGAAACCAGACGAAGTTGAAAATATTTTTAGGATTTCCGAAGATATTGAAGAGAATTTACTTAATGAACTTACAATGAGTAGTGTAACACGAGGGTATGATATTAGCGTGGATACTCCCACATTTTTCGACAAAACCTATTTTAGAAAAACAAGTATTAATAATGCTATGGAGGTACAACCCGGCAAAGAGGATAGAAGACTTGCAGAATACTGTGCGACTCTACTACTAAGAATTGACAGTTATTTTAATGATAAAAGATACGACTTCTTATTCCATGAATATAAAAAACATCCTCATTCATTAGCTTTATTTTTAAGGTATATTTTTGGAAGATTACAAGAAACACCGAAAGATACTACTTTTTCCAAAGATGCAAAGGCAGATTTGCCTTATCTAAATGAGTTTGAGGGAAACAACAAAGGGAACTACCAAATTATTATAATTGACCTACATCTTTTGGCAACTGAAATTCTAGAAAATATTACTGCTCTTTTAGGACGTATTATATTAGATTTTCTCCAGAGAATTCGTGGCTCTGCAGAAATTAAAGATGAAAATACTGGTAAAACTATTCGACTTGAAGAGACACGAGGAGAATTCCCTGTAGTCCTTATATTAGAAGAAGCTCAAAATTACATCAAAGAGGCAAGGAGTCAAGAGCAAGAATCTCCCTCAAAATTGGTGTTCGAAAGAATTGCGAGAGAAGGACGGAAATATGGATTAAGCCTTGTTATCGCTTCTCAAAGATTGAGTGACTTGTCTAAAACTGCGCTCTCTCAATGCAATTCATTTATTGTGCATAGATTACAAAATCCTGAAGATTTACGATATTTCAGGGAAATTGTTCCAGAGATACATTCAATACTCTTAGAGCAACTACCTTCACTTGCCTCACAAACAGCGCTTATCTTGGGAGAATGTGTTAGGGCTCCTATGCACGTAAAAATCCGAACAGCGTTTCCTAAACCACAAAGTAAAAATCCAGAACTATGGAAACATTGGACATCAGAACCAGTATATGAACCCGACTTTGAAAAAATCTGTGATGACTGGGAAAAAGGAGTTAAAAATGCTGAATAGTTTGAAAAAAGTATAGGTTGAAAACTATGAAATTGAAAACAATAGAAGAAATAGCATTTATTAATCCTGATTCAATTAAAAAGGATTGTCCTTACGATGAGATTGAGTATATAGATATTCAGTCTGTTGGCAGTGGTTATTTAATTGAAAGTAAGTTAATGCCACTATCTGAAGCGCCAAGTAGGGCAAAACGTCTTATAAAAGATGGTGATACTATTTTATCTACGGTAAGACCTAATCGGCGTTCTTTTTTGTATATAAAAGGACCAAAGAGTAATGTTGTAGTATCTACCGGTTTTGCAGTCCTACGAGCAAAAGATGGTATTGATTCAAGATATTTATATTATGCAGTAACAGACCAAAAATTTACAGATTACCTTACATTAAGTGCAAAAGGAGCTGCTTATCCTGCTGTTGATACTGAAATTATTCAGAGAGGTAAGATTCCGATTTATCCAATAGATATTCAACAAAAAATCTCTTCCATCCTCTCTGCCTACGATGACTTGATTGAAAACAACACCCGAAGGATAAAGATTCTTGAAGAGATGGCACAGAGGATTTATCGGGAATGGTTTGTTGATTTCCGATTTCCAGGGCATGAGAAAGCAAGGTTTGTAGATTCAGAAATGGGAAAGATTCCTGAAGGATGGAAAGTAAAACAGTTGTCAAATATTGTAGAGACACAATATGGATATACTGAGAGCGCATCTGAAGAAAAAATTGGTCCCAAGTTTTTAAGGGGAAAAGACATCAATAAGAATTCATACATTAATTGGGATGATGTTCCTTACTGTAAAATTGAGACAGAAGATTACGAGAAATATAAATTGAATAGAGGAGACATTGTTATTATTCGTATGGCTGACCCTGGTAAAGTAGGTATTGTTGAAAAGGACATTGAGGCTATATTCGCATCATATTTAATTCGTTTAAAAATCAAGAATGGTATAGACCCGTATTATCTTTTTTATTTTCTTTTGTCTGAACAATATCAATCTTATATTGTTGGTGCAAGTACTGGAACTACCAGAAAAAGTGC
This genomic interval carries:
- a CDS encoding SIR2 family protein codes for the protein MEDKANLSVVSSSLTPAYWDNKFQLGSRELLIEIMGPKPTEEESKTLNEKGIRDKWNEFLLQGQIYISKLLKAENLSFLFGAGPSIPLGAVTIRNIPLKLEYQINRAFSTDSDDIKLFYEILEHLKGSKPFRQKNVQERIETIKQLTDKGNTENIKEQEIKITLEDLLSFLYCLRSAICTPFKKQNNFLPTNIVSLNNGEKEIKVRLQVLDNLITAIKREYFSLLSKVPDPSIKNPLTAHKQFLKKILTRPLNLRRPKIFTTNNDLLIEQAMDELGIMYLDGFVGTIRRAFRPECYNYDFYFPSTSTEGKVHRIDQVIHFYKIHGSINWVTSFDSPENIYGIETKDIKTIEKEEKYREVMIYPTPLKHEFTLDFPYSDLFRRFADAITQPQSVLVIIGYSFADEHVNRIIYQALTIPSFTLLIVDPLADKNEEIKRLITLEDSRIHVISGWDIGAFENFTKKLLPDIKELDVYEKSAKSARRMLRVKEDENFSSEEEE
- a CDS encoding restriction endonuclease subunit S, encoding MKLKTIEEIAFINPDSIKKDCPYDEIEYIDIQSVGSGYLIESKLMPLSEAPSRAKRLIKDGDTILSTVRPNRRSFLYIKGPKSNVVVSTGFAVLRAKDGIDSRYLYYAVTDQKFTDYLTLSAKGAAYPAVDTEIIQRGKIPIYPIDIQQKISSILSAYDDLIENNTRRIKILEEMAQRIYREWFVDFRFPGHEKARFVDSEMGKIPEGWKVKQLSNIVETQYGYTESASEEKIGPKFLRGKDINKNSYINWDDVPYCKIETEDYEKYKLNRGDIVIIRMADPGKVGIVEKDIEAIFASYLIRLKIKNGIDPYYLFYFLLSEQYQSYIVGASTGTTRKSASAGVITDTNILLPYKSILKQFVEVVKPLRQLLNTLLERNVNLRQTRDLLLPKLISGEIDVSELDIAIREQE
- a CDS encoding DUF87 domain-containing protein; amino-acid sequence: MSNDRTIGRIVLVDSYKAIVEIDKDLKSLTKTAFTGTYDFARINSYVIIPVGSSKIVGMISRVQLTEEAEGPTSKTTIVLPEAKRIMTVTMIGTIGERPEGKQEFYQGVISFPALDNPVWFIEKEELDILFDKSPSGEDSKYRIPIGTSIVFPEYQVRIDPDAFFGKHAAVIGSTGSGKSCTIASILQSIFEMKNVKNAHFVILDTNGEYGEVFKGRKQPYDFLHIKDLKIPYWFMNFDDFRTLFKASEGTQAPVLRDAIVDAKNESLQIKTYNLEARIIENALRSVSAQVERTGNQQMHNRRNAAKTISKLIDRVRDWEANCSDPQIKEVFKKIIEKLSNMQSAGGIDTSQDQDSIDWNTYKKDMKPDEVENIFRISEDIEENLLNELTMSSVTRGYDISVDTPTFFDKTYFRKTSINNAMEVQPGKEDRRLAEYCATLLLRIDSYFNDKRYDFLFHEYKKHPHSLALFLRYIFGRLQETPKDTTFSKDAKADLPYLNEFEGNNKGNYQIIIIDLHLLATEILENITALLGRIILDFLQRIRGSAEIKDENTGKTIRLEETRGEFPVVLILEEAQNYIKEARSQEQESPSKLVFERIAREGRKYGLSLVIASQRLSDLSKTALSQCNSFIVHRLQNPEDLRYFREIVPEIHSILLEQLPSLASQTALILGECVRAPMHVKIRTAFPKPQSKNPELWKHWTSEPVYEPDFEKICDDWEKGVKNAE
- a CDS encoding class I SAM-dependent DNA methyltransferase, which translates into the protein MARNHITELEKRLWDVADELRANSDLKSSEYSPPVLGLIFLKYADYRFTKQERMLSEKSSSRRKIGKTDYQAAGVMYLPDEARFSYLLNLPEGADIGRAINSAMKAIERENEIELKGALPKTYNRFKNNLLVELLKLMSSIPEDIEGDAFGKIYEYFLGKFAMSEGSKGGEFFTPTSVVKLIVSVIQPFHGKILDPACGSGGMFVQSAEFVEEHKKRAIDEISIYGQEKTRETVNLCKMNLAIHGLSGDVLQGNSYYEDLHDMVAKFDFVMANPPFNVNRIDKERIKNDRRRFPFGMPSVDNGNYLWIQLFYSALNEKGRAGFVMANSASDARASELELRKKLIEDRSVDIMIAVGSNFFYTVTLPCTLWFLDKGKHNTDRKDKVLFIDARKIYQQIDRAHREFLPEQIEFIANIVRLYRGEDIEITHGSEKLTKETFPKGRYQDVAGLCKVATLKEIEEQGFSLNPGRYVGVVEKEVEGFDFQERLEELNEELEVLNTEAKELQEQISENVAKILEKV
- the radC gene encoding DNA repair protein RadC — protein: MNEYKSFTIHDLPISERPRERLQKFGAEALSAQEILALILGRGIAGESVMVTAQRLLTTFGNVKAISEASLEELAKVRGIDQAKASQIKAAFELAKRGDEEVGERVSIKSAEDVAKLVRPRLKDKKKEYFLILSLDTRNNLTKISEISIGSLNANLVHPREVFKEAIQSVANSVILVHNHPSGNPEPSEDDLLITKRLIEAGKILGIEITDHIIIAKTGFYSFKEKRLI